Proteins from a single region of Flaviflexus salsibiostraticola:
- the steA gene encoding putative cytokinetic ring protein SteA — protein sequence MTWKFRRRPAPAEPDTLGGHVRVDSRTKNLTKRLSAGDVAVIDHEDIDRVSAEALVACQPAAVLNAAKSTSGRYPNMGPGILLDAGIPLIDDLGSQIMDLHEGDVVRVDESGAVHRGNDLIAEGEWQTDELNSAKMEEARSGISVQLSAFAHNTMSYLEREQDLILNSVGIPSVRTDFDDRQVLIVVRGYHYKDDLQSLRSYIRDYRPVLVGVDGGADAILELGMRPDVIVGDMDSVSDEALNSGAEVIVHAYRDGSAPGVKRVEELGVPYIVFPMTGTSEDAAMILADSKGAKLIVAVGTHSSLIEFLDKGREGMASTFLTRLKVGGRLIDAKGASQLYQSRISSWQLVALVLAGVLAMAAALTTTEVGQTALGLAQAWFLDIGNWFTNLFR from the coding sequence GTGACCTGGAAGTTCCGACGCCGACCCGCACCCGCCGAGCCCGACACCCTCGGCGGTCACGTGCGCGTCGATTCGCGCACCAAGAATCTGACGAAGCGGCTATCAGCCGGTGACGTCGCTGTCATCGACCACGAAGATATCGACCGTGTCTCCGCCGAGGCCCTTGTTGCCTGCCAGCCCGCCGCTGTCCTCAACGCGGCGAAGTCGACATCCGGACGTTACCCGAACATGGGGCCCGGAATCCTCCTCGACGCCGGCATCCCCCTCATCGATGATCTGGGCTCGCAGATCATGGACCTGCACGAAGGTGATGTGGTCCGCGTCGATGAGTCCGGCGCCGTCCACCGGGGGAACGATCTCATCGCCGAGGGCGAATGGCAGACCGACGAGCTGAACTCGGCGAAGATGGAGGAGGCCCGGTCGGGCATCTCCGTCCAGCTCTCCGCCTTCGCCCACAACACGATGTCCTATCTCGAGCGGGAGCAGGACCTCATCCTCAACTCGGTCGGCATCCCCTCGGTCCGGACCGACTTCGACGACCGTCAGGTCCTCATTGTCGTCCGCGGCTACCACTACAAGGACGATCTCCAGTCGCTGCGCTCCTACATTCGTGACTATCGCCCGGTTCTCGTCGGCGTCGACGGCGGTGCGGACGCGATCCTCGAGCTCGGGATGCGCCCGGACGTCATCGTCGGCGACATGGATTCCGTCTCGGACGAGGCGCTCAATTCGGGCGCCGAAGTCATCGTCCACGCCTATCGCGACGGCAGCGCTCCGGGGGTGAAGAGGGTCGAGGAGCTCGGCGTGCCCTACATCGTGTTCCCGATGACGGGCACCAGCGAGGACGCCGCCATGATCCTTGCAGATTCGAAGGGCGCCAAACTCATCGTCGCCGTCGGCACCCACTCGTCCCTCATCGAATTCCTCGACAAGGGCCGCGAGGGAATGGCCTCGACATTCCTCACCCGGCTCAAGGTCGGCGGTCGCCTCATCGACGCCAAGGGCGCCTCCCAGCTCTACCAGTCCCGCATCTCATCCTGGCAGCTCGTCGCTCTCGTCCTCGCCGGCGTGCTCGCCATGGCTGCCGCGCTCACAACGACCGAAGTCGGACAGACAGCGCTGGGACTCGCACAGGCCTGGTTCCTCGACATCGGGAACTGGTTCACGAACCTGTTCCGCTGA
- the recN gene encoding DNA repair protein RecN, which produces MIDEVRIENLGVIDTAAISFAPGLTAITGETGAGKTMLLTSLGLLLGAPADSSKVRRGTDRILVEGIFDVPSDSDVAAEAADAGADLDAEEGRTEVPVARQVPAEGRSRCYLGGRSVPRSVLDSIGSRLVTIHGQSEQMRLRSASAQLQALDSAGGAETESALTSYSEAWQGHRRALAELEQFRADERDIASRRLALTALVEAVDEVEPVMGEEEDLKHRIERLDSIEETRSGLARALSALSGDGEMMLGAADLLGQTAQALATLKEPGAAESGARAAAAEVEARDLIANVGAMLSGLETDEDLNELHARRAKLRSLSKKLGMGIDEAIGEADRARAMLAVFDDPELRAAELEAAVATTLADLRSRGKLLHEVRSAAAETLAQEVNGELAQLALGRAEISIDVESVEPRADGMDRVTFMFRPDPHAASVPLSTSASGGELSRIMLAIELVLSRSAPNVPPTFVFDEIDAGVGGEAAKAIGARLAALAEHAQVIVVTHLAQVASWADRQIVVARGERATEVRAVADSERVTELARMLSGSADLDSARRHAADLLSESTVGR; this is translated from the coding sequence GTGATCGACGAGGTCCGCATTGAGAACCTCGGCGTGATCGACACGGCCGCCATCTCCTTCGCCCCCGGGCTCACCGCCATCACAGGCGAGACCGGCGCCGGCAAGACCATGCTGCTGACATCGCTCGGGCTGCTCCTCGGAGCGCCGGCTGACTCGTCCAAAGTCCGCCGCGGCACCGACCGAATCCTTGTCGAAGGCATCTTCGACGTCCCGAGTGACAGCGACGTCGCTGCGGAGGCCGCTGATGCCGGAGCCGATCTCGACGCCGAAGAAGGCCGAACTGAGGTCCCCGTCGCCCGCCAGGTCCCAGCCGAGGGCCGTTCCCGCTGCTACCTCGGAGGTCGCAGCGTCCCGCGATCTGTACTCGACAGCATCGGAAGCCGCCTCGTCACCATCCATGGTCAGTCGGAGCAGATGCGGCTGCGCAGCGCGTCCGCGCAGCTGCAGGCCCTCGACAGTGCTGGCGGGGCAGAGACAGAGTCCGCACTCACGTCGTATTCCGAAGCCTGGCAGGGCCACCGCCGGGCCCTCGCAGAGCTGGAGCAGTTCCGAGCTGACGAGCGCGACATTGCATCCAGACGTCTCGCACTGACCGCGCTCGTCGAGGCCGTCGATGAGGTCGAGCCAGTCATGGGCGAGGAGGAGGACCTCAAGCATCGGATCGAACGCCTCGACTCGATCGAGGAGACGCGCAGTGGTCTCGCCAGGGCGCTCTCAGCCCTGTCGGGGGATGGAGAGATGATGCTCGGCGCGGCTGACCTGCTCGGTCAGACCGCACAGGCACTGGCCACCCTCAAGGAGCCGGGTGCCGCCGAATCCGGTGCGCGGGCGGCCGCGGCCGAGGTCGAGGCACGTGACCTCATCGCCAATGTCGGGGCCATGCTGAGCGGGCTCGAGACGGACGAAGACCTCAATGAGCTCCACGCCCGGCGCGCGAAGCTGCGATCGCTGTCGAAGAAGCTCGGCATGGGCATCGACGAGGCGATTGGCGAAGCCGACCGTGCTCGCGCCATGCTCGCCGTCTTCGACGATCCCGAACTCCGAGCCGCAGAACTCGAGGCGGCGGTCGCGACGACACTGGCGGACCTGCGCAGCCGCGGGAAACTGCTTCACGAGGTTCGGTCAGCCGCCGCTGAGACGCTTGCGCAGGAGGTCAATGGCGAGCTGGCCCAGCTTGCGCTTGGCCGCGCCGAGATCTCGATCGACGTCGAATCTGTCGAACCGAGGGCGGATGGGATGGACAGAGTGACATTCATGTTCAGACCCGACCCGCACGCCGCGTCAGTCCCACTGTCGACGTCGGCATCGGGCGGTGAGCTTTCGCGCATCATGCTCGCCATCGAGCTCGTCCTGTCCAGGTCCGCACCGAACGTCCCGCCGACGTTCGTCTTCGACGAGATCGATGCCGGGGTGGGCGGTGAGGCGGCCAAGGCGATCGGTGCCCGACTGGCGGCCCTGGCCGAGCATGCTCAGGTGATTGTCGTCACCCACCTCGCCCAGGTCGCGTCGTGGGCGGACCGGCAGATCGTCGTCGCTCGCGGTGAGAGAGCAACGGAAGTGCGTGCCGTTGCCGATTCCGAGCGCGTCACTGAGCTCGCGAGGATGCTCTCCGGCTCGGCGGACCTCGACTCGGCACGTCGACATGCCGCAGATCTTCTTTCTGAGTCGACCGTGGGACGATAG
- a CDS encoding NAD kinase, producing MTREIYLVTHRYRPDAQHSAAIIENELTRHGFEVRRSGPLGDAEIVVVLGGDGTILSATELTRGTEVPIVGINYGHVGFLAEVEPEGLARVVEQITEREWTLDRRMTMDIEVTLSDGRKASTWTLNEAALDKHGKPMIEVSLGVDGRGVSSFSCDSVLMSTPTGSTAYSFSAGGPVVWPDVEAMLLVPIAAHALFTRPLVVGPGSELEIALHTNGAVLVCDGRRDLPVDAGSLITARKSDYPVYLARLNETPFSGRLVKKFALPVRGWRDRGRQ from the coding sequence ATGACCCGCGAGATCTATCTGGTCACCCACAGGTACCGGCCGGATGCCCAGCATTCGGCAGCCATCATCGAGAACGAGTTGACCCGTCACGGCTTCGAGGTCCGCAGAAGCGGCCCGCTCGGGGACGCTGAGATCGTCGTCGTCCTCGGCGGTGATGGGACAATCCTATCCGCCACCGAGCTGACCCGTGGCACCGAGGTCCCGATCGTCGGCATCAACTACGGCCATGTCGGCTTCCTCGCCGAGGTGGAACCAGAGGGTCTCGCGCGCGTGGTCGAGCAGATCACGGAGCGGGAGTGGACCCTGGACCGGCGGATGACGATGGACATCGAGGTCACCCTCTCGGATGGGAGGAAGGCGAGCACGTGGACCCTCAACGAGGCGGCCCTCGATAAGCACGGGAAGCCGATGATCGAGGTGAGCCTCGGCGTGGACGGCAGGGGCGTGTCGTCTTTCTCCTGCGACTCGGTCCTTATGTCGACTCCAACCGGGTCGACAGCCTACTCCTTCTCCGCGGGCGGTCCCGTTGTGTGGCCGGACGTCGAGGCCATGCTTCTCGTCCCCATCGCGGCGCATGCGCTCTTCACACGGCCACTTGTCGTCGGCCCGGGCTCGGAGCTCGAGATCGCCCTTCATACGAACGGTGCGGTCCTCGTCTGCGACGGCCGGCGCGACCTGCCCGTCGACGCCGGCAGTCTCATCACGGCTCGGAAGTCGGACTACCCGGTCTATCTCGCACGCCTCAATGAGACCCCGTTCTCCGGACGTCTCGTCAAGAAATTCGCTCTGCCTGTCCGGGGTTGGCGTGATCGGGGCCGGCAGTGA
- a CDS encoding TlyA family RNA methyltransferase gives MGRLRRIDAELVRRGLAASRDDAKRLIESGRVRLDGAAVTKPARQVDPAQAIVVDDADLDHYASRGAYKLAGVLDLLGDRAPRIEGRRIIDAGASTGGFTDVLLRRGAAEVLAIDVGYGLLAWRLREDPRVTVMERMNVRELKPEDVAPAPDMAVGDLSFISLTLILPALVAACRQDADFLLMVKPQFEIGKDRLGHGGVVRNLDHHVETVLKVADCAIGLGLDVAAVAASPLPGPAGNVEYFLSMRHDHPDPVRDLPEAVHSAVMNGPAPGLFGRVSPKEGR, from the coding sequence GTGGGCAGGCTGAGGCGGATCGACGCGGAGCTCGTGAGGCGCGGACTCGCCGCGTCACGCGACGATGCCAAGCGGCTGATCGAGAGCGGGCGAGTGCGCCTTGATGGCGCCGCGGTGACGAAGCCGGCGCGGCAGGTCGATCCCGCTCAGGCGATTGTCGTCGATGACGCCGATCTTGATCACTACGCGTCTCGCGGAGCCTACAAGCTCGCCGGCGTCCTCGATCTGTTGGGCGACCGTGCCCCGCGGATCGAGGGCCGCCGCATCATCGACGCGGGGGCCAGCACGGGTGGCTTCACCGACGTGCTGCTGCGCCGAGGCGCAGCAGAGGTGCTCGCCATCGATGTCGGCTATGGCCTGCTCGCGTGGCGGCTTCGAGAGGATCCCCGCGTCACCGTCATGGAGCGCATGAACGTGCGCGAGCTCAAGCCGGAGGATGTGGCACCGGCGCCGGATATGGCCGTCGGGGATCTGTCCTTCATCTCCCTCACCCTCATTCTTCCTGCCCTGGTCGCCGCCTGCCGCCAGGATGCCGACTTCCTTCTCATGGTCAAGCCCCAGTTCGAGATCGGGAAGGACCGGCTCGGGCATGGCGGCGTTGTCCGCAATCTCGACCATCATGTTGAGACTGTCCTCAAGGTGGCGGACTGCGCGATCGGACTCGGCTTGGACGTTGCTGCCGTCGCAGCGTCGCCACTGCCGGGTCCCGCGGGCAACGTTGAGTACTTCCTGTCGATGCGCCACGACCATCCGGACCCAGTTCGTGATCTGCCGGAGGCGGTCCACAGCGCCGTCATGAACGGCCCCGCGCCCGGGCTATTCGGTAGAGTCTCTCCGAAGGAGGGACGATGA
- a CDS encoding HAD-IIA family hydrolase codes for MSLKSSAAPLSEAYDASIYDLDGVCYRGNLPVVDAADSIVEARGRGQLAVYLTNNAARTPHAIGDHLRSLDIPAEDSEVYTAAMAAAELASEEIPAGSKVFVIGGEGLVEALTKKGFAVVDSADDEPAAVVQGFHPSVGWKLMSEGALAINRGAVFIASNLDATLPQERGFMLGNGALVKAVEHATGVVPIATGKPLPRVFHQAAQSVSATRPLAVGDRLNTDIRGAVAADVDSLHVLTGVNDERDVALAVPEERPTYLSKTLVGLNEAHEAPMVSGTRAELGTEWAEFSDGALTASGPLAGASLDLYRCVVAACWAAADAGAGRDALADQIADLVVA; via the coding sequence GTGAGCCTGAAGTCATCGGCTGCGCCGCTGTCGGAGGCCTACGACGCCTCGATCTATGACTTGGATGGGGTGTGTTACCGCGGGAATCTCCCGGTGGTGGACGCTGCGGATTCGATTGTTGAGGCACGCGGTCGAGGCCAGCTCGCCGTCTACCTGACGAACAACGCCGCCCGCACACCGCACGCGATCGGCGATCACCTTCGATCCCTCGACATACCGGCGGAGGATTCGGAGGTGTACACGGCAGCGATGGCGGCCGCCGAGCTGGCGTCGGAGGAGATTCCGGCAGGCTCGAAGGTGTTCGTCATCGGCGGCGAAGGTCTCGTCGAAGCATTGACGAAGAAGGGCTTCGCGGTCGTCGATTCGGCCGACGACGAACCGGCGGCCGTCGTTCAGGGATTCCATCCGTCCGTCGGCTGGAAACTCATGTCCGAGGGAGCTCTCGCGATCAACAGGGGAGCAGTCTTCATCGCCTCGAACCTCGACGCGACCCTTCCCCAGGAGCGTGGTTTCATGCTCGGCAACGGTGCGCTCGTCAAAGCAGTGGAGCATGCCACTGGGGTCGTCCCGATCGCCACCGGAAAGCCCCTCCCCAGGGTGTTTCATCAGGCCGCGCAGAGCGTGTCCGCAACGCGCCCCCTCGCAGTCGGCGACCGGCTCAACACCGACATCCGGGGCGCAGTCGCCGCCGATGTCGACTCCCTCCACGTCCTCACGGGTGTGAATGATGAGAGGGACGTTGCTCTCGCGGTGCCCGAGGAGCGACCGACCTACCTGTCGAAGACCCTCGTCGGGCTCAATGAGGCCCACGAAGCGCCGATGGTGAGTGGTACACGGGCCGAGCTCGGCACGGAATGGGCCGAGTTCAGCGACGGTGCACTCACGGCGTCCGGTCCGCTCGCCGGGGCCTCCCTCGATCTGTATCGGTGCGTCGTCGCCGCCTGCTGGGCTGCGGCCGATGCTGGTGCAGGCCGTGACGCACTTGCCGACCAGATCGCCGATCTCGTCGTCGCCTGA
- a CDS encoding FGGY-family carbohydrate kinase produces MTNTIASNDGYLMGIDFGTESVRVALYDTKGTPITFAATPYKTSHPRPGWAEQHPDEWLACLTASCHRVLDMSGISPSKILGVSYDATTMTVVALDENGTALRPAIMWMDVRATEQAGRIAGVDSVAKLYNGNGTAPASAEWYPFKTAWLKENEPETYNKAFRIVDATDWLTYTLTGEWSISINTAAHRMYYNRDKGGWPIDLYEHLGIGDVFGKLPENVLDLGTPIGTLTPRMANTLGLVAGIPVAQGAADAWAGQIGLGVVNAGKLALITGSSHVITGQSDKPIHGAGFFGSYTDGVVRGQYTVEGGQVSTGSVMKWFKDKFTPDLVEAAERAGLSIYDVLNMKSADIPPGSDGLIVNEYFQGNRTPYVDGKARGAIYGLSLSHGPEHLYKAIQEGICYGTAHNLKVMRDQGFEPKEIVAAGGATRGRSFMQMHSDVTGVPITLTEVGDAVALGSSMMAAVGAGIYSDLQEAAENMVKVRETIEPRMDVHEQYQFYLERYMELYPKVRDSIHQLVDHEVAK; encoded by the coding sequence ATGACGAACACAATTGCATCTAACGATGGCTACTTGATGGGAATCGACTTCGGTACAGAGAGCGTGCGCGTTGCGCTCTATGACACGAAGGGCACTCCCATTACGTTCGCCGCAACCCCGTACAAGACGTCGCACCCCCGTCCGGGCTGGGCGGAGCAGCACCCGGACGAGTGGCTCGCCTGCCTGACCGCGTCCTGCCACCGGGTCCTGGACATGTCCGGCATCAGCCCGTCCAAGATCCTCGGCGTCTCGTACGACGCGACGACGATGACCGTGGTCGCCCTCGATGAGAACGGCACCGCTCTGCGTCCTGCCATCATGTGGATGGACGTGCGCGCGACCGAGCAGGCCGGCCGCATCGCCGGTGTTGACTCCGTCGCAAAGCTCTACAACGGCAACGGCACCGCCCCGGCCTCCGCCGAGTGGTACCCCTTCAAGACCGCGTGGCTCAAGGAGAACGAGCCCGAGACCTACAACAAGGCATTCCGCATCGTCGATGCGACTGACTGGCTCACCTACACGCTGACCGGCGAATGGTCGATCTCGATCAACACCGCTGCGCACCGTATGTACTACAACCGCGACAAGGGCGGATGGCCCATCGACCTGTACGAGCACCTCGGCATCGGCGACGTGTTCGGCAAGCTCCCGGAGAACGTTCTCGATCTCGGTACGCCGATCGGAACGCTCACCCCGCGCATGGCCAACACCCTCGGCCTCGTCGCCGGCATCCCGGTCGCCCAGGGCGCGGCGGATGCATGGGCAGGCCAGATCGGCCTCGGTGTGGTCAACGCCGGCAAGCTCGCCCTCATCACCGGCTCCTCGCACGTCATCACGGGCCAGTCCGACAAGCCGATCCACGGCGCGGGCTTCTTCGGCTCGTACACCGATGGCGTCGTCCGCGGCCAGTACACCGTTGAGGGCGGCCAGGTGTCGACCGGCTCCGTCATGAAGTGGTTCAAGGACAAGTTCACCCCGGATCTCGTCGAGGCCGCCGAGCGTGCTGGCCTCAGCATCTACGACGTGCTCAACATGAAGTCGGCGGACATCCCCCCGGGCTCCGACGGCCTCATCGTCAACGAGTACTTCCAGGGCAACCGCACCCCGTACGTCGATGGAAAGGCCCGTGGCGCGATCTACGGCCTGTCCCTCTCGCACGGCCCGGAGCACCTGTACAAGGCGATCCAGGAGGGCATCTGCTACGGCACGGCGCACAACCTCAAGGTGATGCGCGACCAGGGCTTCGAGCCCAAGGAGATCGTCGCCGCCGGCGGCGCGACCCGCGGTCGCAGCTTCATGCAGATGCACTCGGATGTCACCGGTGTGCCGATCACGCTGACTGAGGTCGGCGACGCGGTCGCACTCGGCTCGTCGATGATGGCCGCCGTGGGCGCCGGAATCTACTCCGATCTGCAGGAGGCGGCCGAGAACATGGTCAAGGTTCGTGAGACCATCGAGCCTCGCATGGACGTCCATGAGCAGTACCAGTTCTACCTGGAGCGCTACATGGAGCTCTACCCGAAGGTTCGCGACTCGATCCACCAGCTCGTCGACCACGAGGTTGCCAAGTAG
- a CDS encoding FUSC family protein, giving the protein MIRRLFRRLRTVLAGVASRIRQHIFSLLLASAAAGLAYLLAGALFGPQEAVFAPVAAVVATGLTAGQRHRRAVEITVGVVLGIIAADLLTRWLGAGPWQLSLAVLLAMSAAVAFRASGLLSNQAAVAAVVVMILVPLLDSSPWIRLGDALVGGVVAIVLTSFLAPDPLRSADIAVKRVLDGYAGVLRELQDGVAAGSLTEVEAALDRMEHLGGARQDLSDALAAVGESIRLARRDVRIERRRRVDALRLLDARIGLLMTSGRSLCRAGANVIRHGARVNRALIASLEELRDAVLVVGEWTRGECSTESLQSAAVEAAATASSAYRGATPADSVFIGQVRSAVVDILRISGLDQQRAVSLLEKQAGRADHSPSG; this is encoded by the coding sequence ATGATCCGTCGGTTGTTCAGGCGCCTGCGCACCGTCCTCGCCGGCGTCGCCTCACGAATCCGCCAGCACATCTTCTCTCTTCTGCTCGCCTCAGCCGCGGCGGGTTTGGCCTATCTCCTCGCGGGCGCGCTGTTCGGTCCACAGGAGGCGGTATTCGCTCCTGTCGCCGCGGTGGTGGCGACCGGTCTGACAGCGGGTCAGCGACACCGGAGGGCAGTGGAGATCACCGTCGGCGTGGTCTTGGGAATCATCGCCGCAGATCTTCTCACGCGCTGGCTGGGCGCGGGGCCCTGGCAGCTGTCCCTGGCTGTTCTCCTGGCCATGTCAGCCGCCGTCGCCTTCCGAGCAAGTGGTCTTCTCAGCAACCAGGCTGCCGTTGCCGCGGTCGTCGTCATGATCCTCGTTCCGCTCCTCGACTCGAGCCCGTGGATCAGGTTGGGAGACGCACTCGTCGGGGGAGTGGTGGCAATTGTCCTCACTTCATTTCTGGCGCCCGACCCTCTGCGATCCGCTGACATCGCCGTGAAAAGAGTCCTCGATGGATATGCGGGAGTGCTGCGTGAACTCCAGGATGGTGTCGCTGCCGGCTCGCTGACGGAAGTGGAGGCCGCGCTCGATCGCATGGAGCACCTGGGCGGAGCCCGGCAGGATCTCTCAGATGCGCTCGCCGCGGTGGGCGAGAGCATTCGCCTCGCTCGGCGGGACGTGCGCATCGAAAGGCGACGACGAGTGGACGCGCTGCGTCTGCTCGATGCTCGCATAGGGCTCCTCATGACCTCTGGGCGGTCGTTGTGCCGGGCAGGTGCGAACGTGATCAGACACGGCGCACGCGTCAATCGAGCCTTGATCGCCTCCCTCGAGGAGCTCCGAGATGCTGTCCTGGTCGTCGGTGAATGGACACGAGGCGAGTGCTCGACAGAGTCACTCCAATCCGCAGCGGTCGAAGCCGCCGCAACCGCGTCCTCGGCTTACCGCGGCGCCACGCCGGCCGACAGCGTCTTCATCGGCCAGGTGCGATCTGCAGTCGTCGACATTCTGCGGATCTCTGGCCTCGATCAGCAGCGCGCCGTGAGCCTACTCGAGAAGCAGGCGGGCCGGGCGGATCATTCTCCGAGCGGTTGA
- a CDS encoding sensory rhodopsin transducer, with translation MDSATSTEWTFAAGMIPERSSGREPENTSRNVLCLLNATESDGCAEVMIFHEDREPVGPYRISLPAKRVRHVRINDLIDPQAVPYGVPYGLAITSDVRVAAQLVYVDTADGRFAVTALPGTPGR, from the coding sequence ATGGATTCTGCAACGAGTACGGAGTGGACGTTTGCGGCGGGAATGATCCCCGAACGCAGCAGCGGTCGAGAGCCGGAGAACACAAGCCGCAACGTCCTGTGTCTTCTCAATGCCACGGAGTCTGATGGCTGTGCCGAGGTGATGATCTTCCACGAGGATCGCGAGCCGGTCGGCCCGTACCGGATCAGCCTGCCGGCGAAGCGGGTGCGCCATGTGCGGATCAACGATCTCATCGATCCGCAGGCAGTGCCGTATGGCGTGCCCTACGGGCTCGCCATCACATCCGATGTGCGAGTCGCTGCCCAGCTCGTCTACGTCGATACGGCCGACGGTCGATTCGCGGTCACGGCACTGCCGGGGACACCCGGTCGTTGA
- a CDS encoding D-arabinono-1,4-lactone oxidase — MSPPETFTNWSGSIESQPSDLLYPRTETELVQIISRAGEAHAHVRPVGSGHSSTPLAATDEIMVSLDRMSGVVSTDSERGLATVRPGTGLSALGSELAEAGLAIENYGDVDYQTIAGSISTGTHGSGKRLGNLSSFLVGGTFVDGTGQSVPFGVETDRGEDDELLRAVQVSLGALGVLSTLTLRVRPAFDLHRLNWMTHIDWVMDNFGELIEQNRSLDFYWYPRSDLAQVRMVNIPGDEPELLPPGELRTDEMGPSYEILPNDRHLHFEEMEYMLPLEAGMTAFQQVRKRIKEKHRSYVGWRVLVRTIAPDRAMLSNAHSRPTMTIALLQNVGLPYRPYFDDMEPILQSFDGRPHWGKKHTMVAEQLQPHYPEWQAFQRLRARHDPHGLFLNDYLRELLGTGG; from the coding sequence ATGAGCCCACCAGAGACATTCACCAATTGGTCCGGCAGTATCGAATCCCAGCCGTCTGATCTGCTGTATCCCCGAACCGAAACTGAGCTGGTGCAGATCATTTCTCGCGCAGGCGAGGCCCACGCCCATGTTCGGCCGGTCGGATCCGGGCATTCGTCGACTCCGCTTGCTGCCACCGATGAGATCATGGTGTCGCTCGACAGAATGAGTGGAGTGGTGTCCACTGATTCGGAGAGGGGGCTCGCGACGGTGCGGCCCGGGACGGGTCTATCTGCATTGGGATCCGAACTCGCCGAGGCCGGCCTTGCCATCGAGAACTACGGGGATGTTGATTATCAGACCATTGCGGGTTCGATCAGCACCGGCACGCACGGCAGCGGGAAGCGCCTGGGCAATCTTTCCTCCTTCTTGGTGGGAGGTACATTCGTTGATGGGACGGGGCAGAGTGTTCCGTTCGGGGTGGAGACCGATCGCGGCGAGGACGACGAGCTCCTTCGGGCGGTCCAGGTGTCGTTGGGCGCCCTTGGGGTCCTCTCAACCTTGACCCTCCGTGTCAGACCTGCATTCGATCTGCACCGGCTCAACTGGATGACCCACATCGATTGGGTGATGGACAATTTTGGGGAGCTGATCGAGCAGAACAGATCGCTCGACTTCTATTGGTATCCCCGCAGCGATCTGGCGCAGGTCCGCATGGTCAACATCCCCGGCGATGAGCCGGAGCTCCTGCCTCCTGGAGAGCTGCGCACCGACGAGATGGGTCCCTCGTACGAGATCCTGCCGAATGATCGCCATCTGCACTTTGAGGAGATGGAATACATGCTTCCGCTCGAAGCTGGAATGACAGCCTTCCAGCAGGTCCGAAAGCGGATCAAGGAGAAGCACCGCTCCTATGTTGGATGGCGAGTGCTTGTCCGCACAATCGCACCGGACCGTGCGATGTTGAGCAACGCCCACTCTCGGCCGACGATGACAATCGCACTGCTCCAGAACGTCGGTCTGCCGTACAGACCATACTTCGACGATATGGAACCGATCCTCCAGAGTTTCGACGGGCGCCCCCATTGGGGCAAGAAGCATACGATGGTGGCGGAGCAGCTGCAGCCTCACTATCCGGAATGGCAGGCCTTCCAGCGGCTTCGAGCGCGTCACGATCCGCATGGTCTCTTCCTCAATGATTATCTGCGCGAACTTCTCGGCACGGGAGGATGA